A single Pedobacter sp. PACM 27299 DNA region contains:
- a CDS encoding parallel beta-helix domain-containing protein yields the protein MKQSIRAVLLLLLASGVWTSCTQKAGPQHPYKTMLTFNPGEEAKIEEAFLSLKDSTSILLKAGNYKFDNLSIAQVNHILIQGEGHDKTILDFSSQSQGGEGIRVTDVKGFTIDAMTIKDSKGDLLKINKSRDVTVTNLHAVWSKADSTSGGYAIYPVMCKNVLIENCYTEGSSDAGIYVGQTDSAIVRKCKAAKNVAGCEIENTSNAEVYDNEFYNNTAGFLIFDLPDLSKRGGHVKVYNNNIHDNNFRNFAKAGSFGTTWGVGNASPGSGIIILAASDIEIYHNKIINNNTSSITIASGFAVDEKAGEKINANYSPIPKNVNIHDNTIEMGPEFPKPAYEHRIGQLLVATEAQLNKLEPTRKNKRIPFIMYDGITSNVLTKGTSLNPDSICIKQTGDHVFVNADFLNIANPAKWKPNTNISPFQCK from the coding sequence ATGAAACAATCTATCCGCGCGGTGCTCCTCTTACTTCTGGCTTCAGGAGTCTGGACTTCCTGTACTCAAAAGGCAGGCCCGCAGCATCCTTACAAAACGATGCTGACTTTCAATCCTGGAGAGGAAGCTAAAATCGAAGAAGCTTTTTTATCACTGAAAGACAGCACAAGTATTTTACTTAAGGCTGGAAACTACAAGTTTGACAATCTGAGTATTGCACAGGTCAACCATATCCTGATTCAAGGGGAAGGCCATGACAAAACGATCCTTGATTTCTCTAGTCAGAGTCAGGGCGGCGAAGGCATACGGGTAACGGATGTAAAAGGCTTCACTATTGATGCGATGACGATTAAAGACTCTAAAGGAGATCTTTTAAAAATTAATAAAAGCCGCGATGTAACGGTGACTAACCTTCATGCGGTATGGAGCAAAGCTGATTCTACCAGTGGTGGTTATGCGATTTATCCGGTGATGTGTAAAAATGTATTGATTGAAAACTGTTATACAGAAGGTTCTTCTGATGCAGGAATTTATGTAGGTCAGACGGATAGTGCCATCGTTAGAAAATGTAAAGCCGCTAAGAATGTCGCTGGCTGTGAGATTGAAAACACCTCTAATGCGGAAGTTTATGACAATGAGTTTTACAACAATACTGCTGGATTTTTAATCTTCGACTTACCTGATCTTTCTAAAAGAGGCGGTCACGTAAAAGTTTACAACAACAACATTCATGATAACAACTTCAGAAATTTCGCAAAAGCGGGAAGTTTTGGAACCACCTGGGGAGTAGGAAATGCTTCTCCTGGTAGCGGTATTATTATTCTAGCCGCTTCAGATATTGAGATCTACCACAACAAGATCATCAATAATAACACTTCTTCGATTACTATCGCTTCTGGTTTTGCGGTTGATGAGAAAGCAGGAGAGAAAATCAATGCGAACTACTCTCCTATTCCTAAAAACGTCAATATCCATGACAATACGATAGAAATGGGCCCGGAATTTCCGAAACCTGCTTATGAACATCGTATTGGTCAGCTGTTGGTAGCCACAGAAGCACAGTTGAACAAGCTGGAGCCGACGCGTAAAAACAAACGTATTCCATTCATCATGTATGACGGGATTACCAGTAATGTCCTAACCAAGGGAACCTCTTTAAATCCAGATTCTATCTGTATCAAACAGACAGGAGACCATGTTTTTGTGAATGCAGATTTCCTGAATATTGCCAATCCTGCGAAATGGAAACCGAATACAAATATCAGCCCATTCCAATGTAAATAA
- a CDS encoding SusC/RagA family TonB-linked outer membrane protein, with the protein MLNWSFVLSFLLCLQVSASTYSQYTKVDLDLKKVKLKDALSILQKKGNFRLLYSEADLPLNKNISLVEHDILVLDALKIFLEDTGLKFQTLENQLVVIRTESSARAELVVKGTVTDATGGGVPGVSVKLKGGTIGTMTDANGKYSIKVPDNGTLVFTYMGYVTQEIAVNNQTLINVKMSEKAEDLSEIVVVGYGTQKKAVVSGAISSVKGGELAKSPTANLSNSLAGRLPGVTAVQAGGEPGRDGSTIRIRGINSLGNNEALIVIDGVPNRSGGLERINPNDIESVSVLKDASAAIYGSRAANGVILVTTKQGKSGKPQFSYDYSYGLQQPTRTPKMANSAQYAEILNELKVFSDIPVNQWNAAWQGIKNTGQYVRTDDGALFTGVYRPEEMQAFRDGSDPLRYPNTDWFKTTLKKWSPQQRHNLQLTGGAENIKYLISMGYLDQDAYYKKSATGYKQYDMRVNLEANLNKYITTSLGITAREELRNSSTVGAGDIFRMLMRGRPNEMEVWPNGLPGPAIEFGYNPYVTTTDQTGYLKDTRDYFQSTGKVEIRIPGVEGLKYTGMASIDKFAGRAKRWQKPWTLYSWDKRSFEADGVTPVLVGTVSSERKDPSLSEAAGGQLAVNLTSMLNYDKKIGEHSFALMAGVTSEKVNNDGFNASRRYFISTALEELLAGGDQEQTVGNPTEAPNNLFKRARLSYFGRVGYNYKEKYLAEFLWRVDGSYIFPPDKRFGFFPGVSVGWRMSEERFFKENVSFVNNLKLRGSWGQMGAEAYNNDALAEYQYLSTMGFSNYVINDKFTPTIYEASVPNPDFTWEVANNLNVGLDASFLNNRLAFEFDYFYNKRTKILISKSNSVPESSGILDKLPPVNLGKVDNRGFEFKLSYNDQVGELGYGVSVNGGYAKNKIVFWDETPGAPEWQRSTGRPTKTELAYSYDGVFRDQNEINNNKIDYSAITPTLLPGDMKFVDTNGDGKINGDDQVRMDKTSTPTFTGGLNFNLQYKNFDLSVLVQGATGGVQIIGLTESGDIGNFLEWSYQNRWTIDNPSSENPRLSNRGKTYYTDMNNAARNTYWFRSNNYVRLKNVELGYSLSDKNSQSLGLKALRFYISGLNLFTVDKIKIWDPESTNSSSQYYPQARVINAGVKVTF; encoded by the coding sequence ATGTTAAACTGGAGCTTTGTTTTGTCGTTTCTCTTGTGTCTGCAAGTATCGGCATCAACTTATTCACAATATACCAAGGTTGATCTTGACCTGAAAAAAGTGAAGTTAAAGGATGCTTTGAGTATCCTCCAAAAGAAAGGGAATTTCCGACTGTTATACAGCGAAGCCGACCTGCCTTTAAATAAAAATATTAGTTTGGTAGAGCATGATATTCTCGTGCTTGATGCGCTTAAAATCTTCTTAGAGGACACAGGATTGAAGTTTCAAACTTTGGAAAATCAATTGGTGGTGATCCGCACTGAAAGTTCGGCCAGGGCAGAGCTGGTCGTGAAAGGTACGGTTACAGATGCCACAGGAGGCGGTGTTCCAGGAGTCAGTGTGAAGCTTAAAGGCGGCACGATCGGAACCATGACCGACGCTAATGGCAAGTACAGCATTAAAGTTCCCGATAATGGAACCCTTGTATTTACCTATATGGGCTACGTAACCCAGGAAATCGCTGTAAATAACCAGACATTGATCAATGTGAAAATGTCTGAAAAGGCAGAAGATCTGTCTGAAATTGTTGTGGTAGGTTATGGCACACAAAAGAAAGCAGTCGTTTCTGGTGCAATTAGCTCTGTAAAAGGTGGAGAACTGGCAAAATCGCCAACCGCAAACCTTTCGAATTCCCTGGCAGGAAGATTACCAGGAGTAACGGCAGTTCAGGCAGGCGGTGAGCCGGGACGTGATGGTTCTACGATCCGAATCCGCGGAATCAACTCCTTGGGAAATAATGAAGCCCTGATCGTGATTGACGGGGTACCAAATAGGTCTGGAGGTTTAGAGCGGATCAACCCGAATGATATCGAAAGTGTTTCCGTTTTAAAGGATGCTTCGGCCGCCATTTATGGTTCCAGAGCAGCAAACGGGGTAATCTTAGTGACTACCAAGCAAGGTAAATCAGGTAAACCTCAGTTCTCGTACGACTATTCCTATGGCTTACAGCAACCTACACGCACACCAAAAATGGCCAATTCAGCACAGTACGCTGAGATCTTAAACGAGCTGAAAGTGTTCTCTGATATCCCGGTAAATCAGTGGAATGCGGCATGGCAAGGCATAAAAAATACAGGACAATATGTAAGAACAGATGATGGCGCCCTATTTACCGGCGTTTATCGTCCGGAAGAAATGCAAGCTTTTCGCGATGGATCTGATCCCCTGCGCTACCCAAATACTGACTGGTTTAAAACCACCCTTAAAAAATGGTCGCCTCAGCAAAGACATAATTTGCAATTGACCGGAGGAGCAGAGAATATCAAATATTTGATCTCTATGGGCTACCTGGATCAGGATGCTTATTATAAAAAATCCGCGACTGGCTACAAACAATACGATATGCGGGTAAACCTCGAGGCGAATTTGAATAAATACATCACCACCTCATTGGGGATTACCGCGAGAGAAGAGCTGAGAAATTCCTCAACAGTAGGTGCTGGAGATATTTTCAGAATGCTGATGCGCGGAAGACCAAATGAGATGGAAGTCTGGCCAAATGGACTGCCAGGACCGGCAATTGAGTTCGGTTATAACCCTTATGTGACCACCACAGATCAAACCGGATATTTAAAAGATACCAGAGATTATTTTCAATCTACCGGTAAAGTAGAGATCAGAATTCCAGGTGTAGAAGGTTTGAAATATACTGGAATGGCCTCTATTGATAAGTTTGCCGGGCGTGCTAAAAGATGGCAAAAGCCATGGACACTGTATTCATGGGATAAACGCTCTTTCGAAGCAGATGGAGTAACTCCTGTATTAGTGGGGACGGTAAGTTCGGAGCGTAAAGATCCTAGCTTATCAGAAGCAGCGGGTGGACAACTCGCTGTGAACCTGACCTCCATGTTAAACTATGACAAAAAAATAGGCGAACATTCCTTTGCTTTAATGGCAGGTGTAACCAGTGAAAAGGTAAATAATGATGGATTTAATGCCTCTAGAAGGTACTTTATTTCTACAGCATTAGAGGAATTGCTGGCTGGCGGTGATCAGGAGCAGACGGTGGGCAATCCAACAGAGGCCCCTAATAACTTGTTCAAAAGAGCACGTTTGAGCTATTTCGGCCGTGTAGGTTATAACTATAAAGAGAAATACCTGGCAGAATTCCTTTGGAGAGTAGACGGTTCTTATATCTTCCCTCCGGATAAGCGTTTCGGATTCTTCCCTGGTGTATCGGTAGGATGGCGCATGTCTGAAGAGCGTTTCTTCAAAGAAAATGTCAGCTTCGTGAATAACTTAAAACTAAGAGGTTCATGGGGACAGATGGGTGCAGAAGCCTATAACAACGATGCACTGGCAGAATATCAATACCTGAGCACAATGGGCTTTTCTAACTATGTCATCAATGATAAATTTACACCCACAATATATGAAGCGAGTGTACCCAATCCAGACTTTACATGGGAAGTGGCCAACAACCTGAATGTGGGTTTAGATGCTTCCTTCCTGAACAATAGACTGGCTTTTGAATTTGACTATTTCTATAATAAAAGAACAAAGATCCTGATCAGCAAAAGCAACTCCGTACCTGAAAGCTCAGGAATCCTTGACAAATTACCTCCTGTAAACCTAGGGAAAGTAGACAATAGAGGTTTTGAATTCAAGCTGAGCTATAATGACCAGGTAGGTGAACTGGGATACGGTGTCAGCGTAAATGGTGGATATGCGAAGAATAAAATCGTATTCTGGGATGAAACTCCCGGAGCTCCGGAATGGCAGCGTTCTACCGGCAGGCCAACAAAGACAGAACTAGCTTATAGCTATGATGGGGTGTTCAGAGATCAGAACGAAATCAACAATAATAAAATCGACTATAGTGCCATTACGCCAACGCTATTACCTGGAGATATGAAATTCGTAGACACCAATGGCGATGGGAAAATCAATGGAGATGACCAGGTGAGAATGGACAAAACCAGTACACCAACTTTTACTGGCGGACTGAATTTCAACCTGCAGTATAAAAACTTCGACCTTTCTGTATTGGTACAAGGAGCCACAGGCGGGGTTCAGATTATTGGCTTAACCGAGTCTGGAGATATAGGAAACTTCCTGGAATGGTCTTATCAAAATCGCTGGACGATAGATAACCCGAGTTCAGAAAACCCGCGTTTATCTAATCGTGGTAAGACGTATTATACCGATATGAACAATGCGGCCAGAAATACCTATTGGTTCAGAAGCAACAATTATGTCCGCCTGAAAAATGTGGAACTAGGTTACTCTTTGTCGGATAAAAACAGCCAGTCGCTCGGCTTAAAAGCACTCCGCTTTTATATAAGTGGACTAAACTTGTTTACAGTAGATAAGATTAAAATCTGGGATCCGGAATCTACCAACTCCAGCTCTCAATACTATCCTCAGGCTAGGGTAATCAACGCCGGTGTTAAAGTTACTTTTTAA
- a CDS encoding SO2930 family diheme c-type cytochrome, which translates to MRKTYIFGSLILIGIFLSMLTEQGCKNKTNTSTKTTASEDFQFKEQLSDYGFFKGKLNELKPDSGIIHYELSTPLFTDYAVKDRFIVLPKGQQIKYTADGALDFPDATIIVKNFAYTNAARQKIMIETRLLVKDPKDKKWKVMNYLWNKEQTDAKKHIIGAKVPITLLDDQGKQYFTNYQVPNTNDCKRCHIKDGVLTPIGPKARNLNFTVLGRKENQLAEWAAHGQLSGLPELSKVHQLPVWTDTKHFTLDQRARAYLDVNCAHCHTKGGDAYNTGLFLDYAEKNPDHLGFKKAPVSAGGGAGGLDYDIIPGNADQSILYYRMNSTEPGTAMPELARTLTHKEGVQLIRDWINSLPKK; encoded by the coding sequence ATGCGAAAGACCTATATTTTTGGCTCCCTGATCCTGATTGGCATCTTTTTATCGATGCTGACGGAGCAGGGATGCAAAAACAAAACCAACACCAGTACTAAAACAACCGCATCCGAGGATTTTCAATTTAAGGAGCAACTGTCTGATTACGGATTTTTCAAAGGTAAGCTGAATGAATTAAAGCCGGATTCGGGGATCATTCATTATGAACTGAGTACGCCGCTATTTACCGATTATGCAGTAAAAGACCGATTTATTGTGTTACCAAAAGGTCAGCAAATTAAATATACAGCAGATGGTGCACTGGATTTTCCTGACGCTACGATTATCGTTAAAAACTTCGCTTATACGAATGCAGCGCGGCAAAAAATCATGATTGAAACCCGGCTATTGGTCAAAGACCCTAAGGACAAAAAATGGAAGGTGATGAATTATTTGTGGAATAAGGAACAGACAGATGCGAAGAAACACATTATCGGTGCTAAAGTTCCTATCACTTTATTAGACGACCAGGGAAAGCAGTATTTTACCAATTATCAGGTGCCAAACACCAATGACTGTAAACGCTGTCATATTAAAGATGGGGTTTTAACACCAATTGGTCCAAAAGCCAGAAATCTGAACTTTACCGTTCTTGGGCGAAAGGAAAATCAGCTGGCAGAATGGGCGGCTCATGGGCAGTTAAGCGGTCTTCCAGAATTGAGTAAGGTACATCAATTGCCGGTATGGACAGATACCAAGCATTTCACTCTAGATCAACGAGCGAGAGCTTATCTGGATGTCAACTGTGCACATTGTCATACTAAGGGCGGTGATGCCTACAATACAGGGCTTTTTCTTGATTATGCGGAAAAGAATCCGGATCATCTGGGCTTTAAAAAAGCACCGGTATCAGCAGGTGGTGGTGCAGGTGGATTGGACTACGACATTATTCCGGGAAATGCGGATCAATCGATTTTATATTATAGGATGAACAGTACCGAACCAGGAACAGCCATGCCGGAGCTCGCAAGAACATTAACTCATAAAGAAGGTGTTCAATTGATCAGAGACTGGATTAATAGTCTGCCAAAAAAATAA
- a CDS encoding RagB/SusD family nutrient uptake outer membrane protein, with the protein MKSIIRNTYILTIALMAVLASGCKKDMLTVEPPDKIRADLVWQDGALAQAFVTDIYNGLSVGGFSEQMLSSVSDESLFTHPNRGIDLVNASTINPSTLGWVDDTWAYAKMYNRIRACNMTIERLSGSDNGLTDQNLKDQLLGEAHFLRAYFYHQLLRYYGGVPLITKVYGLNDDFRIKRSTYKECTDFIVKDCEDAQRLFVGKTMDKGRGSIIAALALKSRVLLYAASDLHTKSKISTLEIASAQGFAEALPLLAYDDNNQTQRWQAAKDAAKAVMDLGTGYKLDLSAPVSAAAGRLNYKSLAMGGGSKAPGMDAAAASELILGRYFIDRSDMRFGRANGPNGYRNWAGNTPIGLLVDDYEMNDGTKFSWSNPAQKQNPYENRDPRFYATILYDGAGWKPRDKVVGGVDPANQIQTGEYDLMIDGKLTTYKGLDTRSGPIESWNGSWTGYYTQKFTDPDPNIVEASNPQFIPWPFFRYTEAVMNYIEASIELDQLGEATSWLNKIRFRAGMPAVTATDKEGLKEVYRHERRIEMVYEEQRYHDARRWMIGKTTLGRKTTYIKVSGKFKPGKTMLNLYRYDPTIYDYTYTPTTETAQENRVWLDKIYFRPFSRDEVNKNTFLVQNPGY; encoded by the coding sequence ATGAAATCAATAATCAGAAATACATATATACTTACAATTGCATTAATGGCAGTCCTGGCTTCAGGCTGCAAGAAAGATATGCTGACAGTCGAACCACCAGATAAGATCCGCGCTGACCTCGTTTGGCAGGACGGTGCCCTGGCTCAGGCTTTCGTAACCGATATTTATAATGGCCTGAGTGTAGGTGGATTTTCTGAACAAATGCTCAGCTCGGTATCTGATGAATCTTTATTTACGCATCCAAACCGTGGAATAGACCTGGTGAATGCCAGTACCATCAATCCCTCTACATTGGGTTGGGTAGATGATACCTGGGCTTATGCCAAAATGTACAACCGCATACGTGCCTGTAACATGACCATTGAAAGATTGTCTGGCTCAGATAACGGTTTAACCGATCAGAATCTGAAAGATCAGCTGTTGGGAGAAGCACATTTTTTGCGTGCCTATTTTTATCATCAGCTGCTGAGATACTATGGCGGAGTTCCACTGATCACTAAAGTGTATGGCCTTAATGATGATTTTAGAATCAAACGGTCAACTTATAAAGAATGTACCGATTTTATTGTAAAGGATTGTGAAGATGCACAGCGATTGTTTGTCGGTAAAACCATGGATAAAGGAAGAGGAAGCATCATTGCTGCGCTGGCTTTAAAATCAAGGGTATTACTGTATGCTGCCAGTGACTTACATACCAAGTCAAAAATATCAACCTTAGAGATTGCCAGTGCACAAGGTTTCGCAGAGGCCCTGCCATTATTGGCTTACGACGACAACAACCAGACGCAGCGATGGCAGGCGGCAAAGGATGCGGCAAAAGCAGTGATGGATTTAGGTACAGGTTATAAATTAGACCTTTCAGCTCCGGTATCAGCTGCAGCAGGTCGCCTGAATTATAAAAGTCTGGCCATGGGCGGCGGCAGTAAAGCTCCAGGAATGGATGCTGCTGCGGCTTCAGAACTTATCCTGGGCAGGTATTTTATCGACCGTTCTGACATGCGTTTTGGCAGAGCAAATGGTCCGAACGGCTATCGAAACTGGGCAGGAAATACACCAATAGGGCTGTTAGTGGATGATTATGAAATGAATGATGGGACGAAGTTCAGCTGGTCAAATCCAGCGCAAAAACAGAACCCTTACGAAAATCGGGATCCGCGTTTTTATGCCACTATACTCTATGATGGCGCAGGCTGGAAACCAAGAGATAAGGTAGTGGGGGGCGTAGACCCTGCCAATCAAATTCAAACCGGTGAATATGATTTAATGATAGATGGAAAATTAACCACTTACAAAGGCTTAGATACGCGTTCAGGCCCTATTGAAAGCTGGAATGGCAGCTGGACTGGTTACTATACTCAGAAATTCACCGATCCGGATCCTAATATTGTTGAAGCTTCTAATCCTCAGTTTATCCCTTGGCCATTCTTTAGATACACAGAGGCGGTGATGAACTATATTGAAGCAAGTATAGAACTGGATCAATTGGGAGAAGCCACCAGCTGGTTGAATAAAATACGTTTCAGAGCCGGAATGCCTGCAGTTACAGCAACCGATAAAGAAGGACTAAAAGAAGTTTATCGTCATGAGCGTAGAATTGAGATGGTATATGAAGAACAGCGTTACCATGATGCACGCCGCTGGATGATCGGAAAGACAACACTGGGTAGAAAAACCACCTATATCAAGGTTTCCGGTAAATTTAAACCGGGTAAAACCATGCTGAACCTGTACCGTTACGATCCTACCATTTACGATTATACCTATACGCCAACCACAGAGACGGCTCAGGAAAACCGAGTATGGCTGGATAAAATTTATTTCAGACCTTTCAGCAGGGATGAAGTAAATAAGAATACCTTCCTGGTACAAAACCCAGGCTATTAA
- a CDS encoding aminoacyl-histidine dipeptidase, translated as MEVKNLEPQELWSNFAALNAVPRASKKEERVIEFMVQYGHSLGLETIQDKTGNVVIKKPATPGMENRQTVIMQSHLDMVHQKNGDRNFDFATQGIEMFVDGDWVRANGTTLGADNGIGVATIMAILASSTIVHPAIEAMFTIDEETGMTGAKELDPSNFTGTILLNLDTEEDDELTIGCAGGIDTNSIYNYKQHPIAKDHLAFQVTVKGLLGGHSGMDIHKGRGNANKLMNRILNAALKSSDLQLCTLDGGSLRNAIPRESKAVVAIPAAQKDTFLAAFTDFSAVLKEEYKSIETAMNISIEETELPEHGMSKLDFLKIVNAIYSLPNGVFRMSPDIKDLVEASSNLARVIIKGGEFITQSLQRSSVESTKDDVAFAVGAALENMGCDVSRSGDYPGWKPNADSDILRLMTKLYQTAFNAEPNVNACHAGLECGILGAHLPGMDMISFGPTIHGAHSPDECVKISSVQKFWGYLLQVLQEIPEKK; from the coding sequence ATGGAAGTCAAAAATTTAGAACCTCAGGAACTTTGGAGTAATTTTGCTGCTTTGAATGCAGTGCCCCGCGCTTCAAAAAAAGAAGAACGTGTGATTGAATTCATGGTTCAATATGGACATAGCTTAGGGCTGGAAACCATTCAGGACAAGACAGGGAATGTGGTGATCAAGAAGCCGGCAACTCCAGGCATGGAGAACAGACAAACGGTAATCATGCAGTCACACCTGGATATGGTTCATCAGAAAAATGGCGACCGCAACTTTGATTTCGCTACACAGGGAATTGAAATGTTTGTGGATGGCGATTGGGTACGTGCAAACGGTACAACTTTAGGAGCAGATAACGGAATTGGTGTAGCCACCATTATGGCGATTCTTGCCTCTTCAACCATTGTACACCCGGCTATTGAAGCGATGTTCACCATTGATGAGGAAACTGGGATGACCGGTGCTAAAGAATTAGACCCTTCAAATTTTACAGGAACAATTTTGTTGAACCTGGATACAGAAGAAGATGATGAACTGACCATCGGCTGTGCAGGTGGAATAGATACCAATAGCATTTATAACTATAAGCAACATCCGATCGCTAAAGATCACCTGGCCTTCCAGGTGACAGTTAAAGGATTATTAGGCGGCCATTCCGGAATGGATATCCATAAAGGTAGAGGAAATGCAAATAAACTAATGAACCGTATATTGAATGCAGCACTGAAATCTTCAGACCTGCAATTGTGTACCTTAGATGGTGGAAGCTTAAGAAACGCGATCCCAAGGGAATCTAAAGCAGTAGTAGCTATTCCTGCAGCACAAAAAGATACTTTCCTTGCAGCTTTCACTGATTTTTCAGCAGTATTAAAAGAGGAATATAAAAGTATTGAAACGGCGATGAACATCAGTATCGAAGAAACTGAACTTCCAGAACATGGGATGTCTAAACTGGATTTTCTGAAAATTGTAAATGCAATTTATTCCTTGCCAAATGGAGTGTTCAGAATGAGCCCGGACATCAAAGACTTGGTGGAAGCTTCTTCAAACCTGGCGAGAGTGATCATCAAAGGTGGTGAGTTTATCACGCAGTCGCTGCAGCGTAGCAGTGTGGAAAGTACCAAAGATGATGTAGCTTTCGCAGTTGGTGCAGCATTAGAAAACATGGGCTGCGATGTTTCCCGCAGCGGAGATTATCCAGGATGGAAGCCAAATGCAGACTCAGATATCTTAAGGTTAATGACCAAATTGTATCAGACTGCATTTAACGCAGAGCCAAATGTAAATGCTTGCCACGCGGGATTAGAATGTGGGATCTTAGGTGCGCATCTTCCAGGTATGGATATGATCTCTTTCGGACCAACCATCCATGGTGCACACTCGCCAGATGAATGTGTGAAAATCTCTTCTGTACAGAAGTTCTGGGGATATTTATTACAAGTTCTACAAGAAATTCCAGAAAAGAAATAA